One genomic region from Saprospiraceae bacterium encodes:
- a CDS encoding RNA-binding protein: MKIYVSNLGFGVTDADLSTFFTEYGEVVSAKVIMDRETGRSRGFAFVEMSDEEAGKSAIRGLNNKDIDGRTISVSVAKDKSQLGTSSFGGGNSSFKKKW, translated from the coding sequence ATGAAAATTTATGTTTCAAATCTTGGATTCGGTGTTACTGATGCCGATCTGAGTACCTTTTTCACCGAGTATGGTGAAGTAGTATCTGCCAAAGTGATTATGGATCGGGAGACCGGTAGATCACGTGGTTTTGCATTCGTAGAAATGTCTGACGAAGAAGCTGGTAAATCAGCGATTCGTGGACTTAACAACAAAGACATCGATGGCCGTACCATCTCTGTTTCTGTAGCCAAAGACAAATCTCAACTAGGAACAAGTAGTTTCGGTGGGGGCAATAGCTCTTTTAAGAAAAAGTGGTAA
- a CDS encoding GNAT family N-acetyltransferase: MDDLIIREAHLDDLPGLLKFEQGVIHAERPYDDQIRPGSIQYYDLAALIQGQDSVVMVAEYQGELIASGYADIRVQKPYYLGDRYAYLGFMYVLPAYRGNNIINHILDALKLWSADRSISQLWLEVYEENKSAIRAYQKAGFQKRLVEMRLTI; encoded by the coding sequence ATGGATGATTTAATTATACGTGAAGCTCATTTGGATGACCTTCCTGGTTTGTTAAAATTCGAACAAGGGGTGATCCATGCAGAACGACCTTATGACGATCAAATCAGGCCTGGATCGATCCAGTATTATGATCTTGCAGCTTTGATTCAAGGTCAGGATTCTGTGGTGATGGTGGCTGAGTACCAGGGTGAATTAATCGCATCAGGCTATGCGGACATCAGGGTACAAAAGCCTTATTATCTAGGAGACCGATATGCCTATCTTGGGTTCATGTACGTATTACCTGCTTATAGAGGCAACAATATAATCAATCATATCCTGGACGCCCTAAAACTGTGGAGTGCTGATAGATCTATATCGCAGCTTTGGTTAGAAGTATATGAAGAAAACAAATCAGCGATCCGGGCATATCAGAAAGCAGGCTTTCAAAAAAGGTTGGTCGAAATGAGACTGACTATATAG
- a CDS encoding serine hydrolase, with amino-acid sequence MGSNIVFDRMHGVIYGLWFLTLVLSACSKQVEVVPRAWEDPGLIDLHRPWEVSSPASQHLVDDAVTEVMERGAKVQGLQSIVIVKNGKLIGEKYYQGTAEDLRHIRSCTKTIVSLLAGIAIEQKQLESVDQPIFPDLSPVQVQAKDTFFQSIRLKHLLTMTGGFHWDESDFTRWIDAPNQFIDILGHDLDHPPGTYFNYCSPSSHLLGAIISKAAGATLDSYAQTQLFDYLGIEHSSWLQDHEGYQFGAFGLQLATRDMAKIGYLLIQQGHNGIIQVVPATYIDRCVKNILTKPQLLGPLQLGFGYSIWTTTSIHHTGYLLWGYGGQFIYCVPSEYLVIASSAAYDLDQSDATKQETSIMHYIVDAVHKSIY; translated from the coding sequence TTGGGGTCAAACATTGTCTTTGATCGTATGCACGGAGTGATATATGGCCTGTGGTTTTTAACTTTGGTATTATCCGCTTGCTCCAAACAGGTTGAGGTAGTCCCGCGTGCGTGGGAAGACCCGGGGTTGATCGATTTGCATCGTCCTTGGGAGGTTTCGTCTCCGGCGAGTCAGCACTTGGTAGATGATGCCGTGACGGAAGTAATGGAGAGAGGTGCAAAAGTCCAAGGTTTGCAATCTATTGTAATTGTCAAGAATGGTAAACTTATAGGCGAAAAATATTACCAGGGCACTGCTGAGGATTTAAGGCATATCCGGTCCTGCACAAAAACTATAGTCTCTTTACTTGCAGGTATTGCTATTGAACAAAAACAATTAGAGTCTGTCGACCAACCCATATTTCCGGACCTATCTCCGGTCCAGGTACAAGCTAAAGACACTTTTTTCCAAAGTATCAGACTCAAGCACCTTCTCACTATGACAGGAGGCTTTCATTGGGACGAATCGGATTTTACACGTTGGATCGATGCTCCAAATCAATTTATTGATATCCTGGGCCATGATTTAGATCATCCTCCGGGTACCTATTTTAATTATTGTTCTCCGTCCAGCCATCTGCTTGGAGCCATCATCTCCAAGGCAGCCGGGGCTACGCTGGATTCTTATGCTCAAACACAATTATTTGATTACCTGGGCATTGAGCATTCGTCGTGGCTACAAGATCATGAGGGTTACCAGTTTGGGGCATTTGGACTACAGTTGGCTACCCGCGATATGGCCAAAATTGGATACTTATTGATACAACAAGGACACAATGGCATCATTCAAGTCGTACCCGCCACTTATATTGATCGTTGTGTCAAAAATATTTTGACCAAGCCACAACTTTTAGGCCCGCTTCAACTTGGGTTCGGCTATTCAATCTGGACTACCACATCCATTCATCATACCGGATATCTGCTTTGGGGATATGGGGGGCAATTTATCTATTGTGTCCCATCTGAGTACCTGGTCATAGCGAGTAGCGCGGCATACGATCTCGATCAGTCTGATGCTACCAAACAGGAGACTAGTATCATGCATTATATAGTGGATGCAGTCCATAAATCAATCTATTAA
- a CDS encoding ATP-binding cassette domain-containing protein: MDIKVRNLTKVYGPQKAVDNISFDVKPGEILGFLGPNGAGKTTTMKMIAQYLDIEQGDILIGGKSLKDHSLKSEIGYLPESNPLYHEMPIIDYLEYVAALQGLSKDRTKERVREMIKVCGLDIEKHKLISELSKGYKQRVGLAQAMIHDPAILILDEPTTGLDPNQIIEIRELIKNLGRQKTVLFSTHILPEVEATCDRILIINKGKIVADGTATTLRQQAQGQDIYHVRIEDGPVEEVRNRIRSLASVESVDILDAGRHRFEVISKPNIPSNRDLFNLSVQHKWVITEMIPFETKLEDIFRDLTMN; the protein is encoded by the coding sequence ATGGATATCAAAGTCCGCAACCTGACCAAGGTTTATGGACCGCAAAAAGCGGTAGACAATATCAGTTTTGATGTAAAACCAGGAGAAATTTTGGGATTTCTGGGTCCCAATGGTGCCGGCAAGACGACCACCATGAAAATGATCGCCCAGTATCTGGATATTGAGCAGGGAGATATACTCATCGGAGGCAAGTCTTTAAAAGATCACAGCCTTAAAAGTGAAATCGGGTATTTGCCTGAAAGTAATCCACTCTATCACGAGATGCCGATCATAGACTATCTGGAATATGTAGCGGCGCTTCAAGGTCTCTCCAAGGATAGGACCAAAGAACGAGTACGTGAAATGATCAAAGTTTGTGGCCTGGATATAGAAAAACACAAACTCATCTCCGAGCTTTCAAAGGGGTATAAACAACGGGTAGGTCTGGCTCAGGCCATGATTCATGATCCGGCTATCTTGATCCTGGACGAGCCTACCACAGGTTTGGATCCTAACCAAATCATCGAAATCAGAGAATTGATCAAAAATCTTGGCCGTCAAAAAACAGTGTTGTTCAGTACTCATATTCTGCCGGAAGTAGAAGCTACCTGTGATCGGATTTTGATCATCAATAAAGGCAAGATTGTAGCGGATGGTACTGCCACCACGCTCAGGCAACAAGCTCAGGGTCAGGATATCTATCATGTACGCATCGAAGATGGACCTGTCGAAGAGGTTCGCAACCGGATACGATCGCTGGCTTCTGTAGAAAGCGTCGATATCCTCGATGCCGGCAGACACCGATTTGAAGTGATCAGCAAACCCAATATACCTTCTAATAGAGACCTGTTCAATTTAAGTGTGCAACATAAATGGGTGATCACAGAGATGATACCTTTTGAAACGAAGTTAGAGGATATATTCAGAGATCTTACCATGAATTAA